One window of Deltaproteobacteria bacterium genomic DNA carries:
- a CDS encoding acylneuraminate cytidylyltransferase family protein, giving the protein MKVLAIIIARGGSQRVPNKNIRPLAGKPLLAYSIEGAKRSRYIERVVVSTDSDAIANVALGAGAEVPFRRPAEIAQGHSTELQAMEHALGWFRDHEKYEPDFVCLLRPTSPFRTSATIDKAIELLREDPMAHCVRTVRLCSEHPHKMWVMNQSQSRIRSLIPVEQKLPEAHTLSYQLLPTVYIQNASMDVFRASNVWQLRSTTGTEIIPLVNDEYESVDINNEIDFLLAETLIARQSAAR; this is encoded by the coding sequence ATGAAAGTATTGGCGATCATCATCGCCCGCGGCGGCTCGCAGCGGGTGCCGAACAAAAACATCCGGCCGCTGGCCGGCAAGCCACTCTTGGCATACTCCATCGAGGGGGCGAAGCGCTCCCGCTACATCGAGCGGGTCGTGGTATCTACCGATAGCGATGCGATTGCCAATGTTGCGCTTGGGGCGGGAGCGGAGGTGCCGTTTCGCCGGCCTGCCGAGATAGCTCAAGGCCATTCAACCGAACTGCAGGCGATGGAGCATGCGCTGGGCTGGTTTAGAGATCACGAAAAATACGAGCCGGATTTCGTCTGCCTGTTGCGGCCGACGTCACCATTTCGAACGAGCGCTACCATCGACAAAGCTATCGAGCTGTTGCGCGAAGACCCAATGGCACACTGCGTACGCACGGTGCGGCTTTGCTCCGAGCACCCGCACAAAATGTGGGTGATGAACCAGAGCCAGAGCCGAATTCGCTCGCTGATCCCAGTGGAGCAGAAGCTGCCGGAGGCGCATACCTTGTCGTATCAGCTGCTGCCGACCGTTTACATTCAAAACGCGTCGATGGACGTGTTTCGCGCTAGCAACGTCTGGCAGCTCCGTTCGACGACGGGGACCGAGATCATTCCGTTAGTAAATGACGAATATGAATCAGTCGACATCAACAACGAAATTGATTTCTTGCTGGCCGAGACATTGATCGCACGCCAAAGCGCAGCCCGTTAG
- a CDS encoding DegT/DnrJ/EryC1/StrS family aminotransferase — MSPTPVPLLDLRTQYGAIEAEIRAAIDKVVQSQQFILGPEVEQLEREIAAYSACRFGIGVSSGTDALLVALMSLGIGSGDEVVTTPYTFFATVGCISRVGATPVFVDIDPLTYNIDATKIESAITRRTRAIMPVHLYGQMAEMDLIVDLARRYRLRVIEDAAQAIGSEDNGKRAGSISDLGCFSFFPSKNLGAFGDGGMVTTNDAELAERVAMLRGHGSKAKYYHKYIGGNFRLDAIQAAVLRVKLKYLDGWTAARQRNAATYRQLFTAAKLTTDNGAGSSGAPVALPHEAAGGRHIYNQFVIRVGTRRRDGLIDHLKRANIGCEIYYPVPLHLQECFRDLGHKPGDFPESEAAAQQTIALPIYPELTEAMQRAVVQSIADFFTR; from the coding sequence GTGAGTCCTACACCCGTACCGCTGCTAGATTTGCGCACCCAATACGGTGCCATCGAAGCGGAGATTCGGGCTGCAATTGATAAGGTCGTGCAGTCGCAGCAGTTTATTCTTGGCCCTGAAGTGGAGCAGCTCGAACGGGAGATTGCAGCCTACTCTGCTTGTCGATTTGGCATCGGGGTCTCCTCTGGCACGGATGCTTTGTTGGTTGCACTTATGAGCTTGGGCATCGGCAGCGGTGATGAAGTTGTCACGACCCCCTACACGTTTTTTGCTACGGTCGGTTGTATTTCCAGAGTCGGCGCGACGCCGGTTTTCGTCGACATCGATCCACTGACTTATAATATCGATGCGACGAAAATTGAGTCGGCGATTACCAGGCGGACTCGAGCGATTATGCCGGTGCATCTTTACGGACAAATGGCGGAGATGGACCTCATCGTAGACCTTGCACGTCGATATCGGCTCCGCGTCATTGAAGATGCGGCGCAAGCGATCGGTTCCGAGGACAACGGCAAACGTGCCGGTTCGATCAGTGATCTGGGTTGCTTTAGCTTCTTTCCGTCGAAGAACCTCGGCGCGTTCGGCGATGGCGGGATGGTGACGACCAACGATGCCGAGCTCGCCGAGCGAGTCGCGATGTTGCGAGGGCACGGATCGAAGGCCAAATATTATCACAAATACATCGGTGGCAACTTTCGGCTCGATGCTATTCAAGCGGCGGTTTTGCGGGTGAAGTTGAAATATCTCGACGGCTGGACCGCGGCGCGGCAGCGCAATGCCGCAACCTATAGACAACTCTTTACCGCGGCAAAACTGACAACGGACAATGGCGCGGGGAGTAGCGGTGCGCCGGTGGCCTTACCGCACGAAGCCGCAGGGGGGAGGCACATCTACAATCAATTTGTCATTCGCGTCGGCACGCGAAGGCGCGATGGGCTGATCGACCACCTCAAAAGGGCAAATATCGGCTGTGAGATCTACTATCCCGTGCCGCTTCACCTGCAGGAGTGTTTTCGAGATTTGGGTCACAAGCCGGGCGATTTTCCTGAGAGTGAAGCAGCGGCTCAACAGAC
- a CDS encoding class I SAM-dependent methyltransferase: MDVDWTLINRAKNLVEDQIDKPILKIPIIADYREPLAKFLRPGMSVLDIGANNGSLEKYLRETAAAGFVYKSMDVDRSNHHDYYSLDEITERFDAIGCFEVVEQMPPGMALEFFRHAYDLLNSGGQIFVSTPNVYHPMSFRSDSSHVTPFRIRHLAGWLATAGFTRFYGYRVCRMDWKKRWRSWRYRGVLRLLNIDFAPGIIVVAQK, encoded by the coding sequence GTGGATGTCGACTGGACTTTAATCAATCGGGCGAAAAATCTGGTCGAAGATCAAATCGACAAACCCATCCTCAAAATCCCCATCATTGCGGACTATCGCGAGCCGCTGGCGAAGTTTTTACGGCCGGGGATGAGTGTTCTGGATATCGGAGCCAATAATGGCTCGCTGGAAAAATACTTGCGGGAAACAGCGGCTGCGGGTTTCGTCTACAAAAGCATGGATGTCGACCGATCCAATCACCATGATTACTACTCATTAGATGAAATTACCGAAAGGTTCGATGCGATCGGCTGCTTTGAAGTAGTCGAACAGATGCCGCCCGGCATGGCCTTGGAATTCTTTAGGCACGCCTATGACCTGCTCAATTCCGGTGGGCAAATTTTCGTTTCAACTCCGAACGTTTATCATCCGATGTCGTTTCGGTCAGACTCAAGCCATGTCACGCCATTTAGAATCCGTCATCTGGCTGGTTGGTTGGCAACCGCGGGATTTACGCGCTTTTACGGCTATCGAGTATGCCGGATGGATTGGAAAAAACGCTGGCGCTCATGGCGCTATCGGGGCGTGCTGCGGTTGTTAAATATTGATTTCGCGCCGGGAATTATCGTCGTGGCGCAAAAGTGA